AAGAagtgggaaaagcagagaaaaggacAGGGAGATAATTCTATTAATTTTCCttccataaaatatcattttgcaATCACATTTAAATAGAGATCAGCTCATTTTTAACTATAGTTCCCATCATTGTACAGCTTTATATATCCTTGAAGACAAATAAAActgcttaatttttttcctgcATCTCTCCATTCCCAGAAAATGAAGTAGTTATATTACAATCATTTTAAGTCCCATTGACCATTGCTTCTTAAAAATTGAATGTTTACTATTCTTTATGATTTATTACTTATGATTTTGTTCATCTCATTAATACTGCTTATCTCCATCTTTACGAGCACATATAGACAAAAAGTCATATTTTCCTTCATTCATTTTGAAGGATGTTTAGAGAAATGTTATTTCAACTGTCATCAACATGATTTGTACATTTATCTTTGCTTTGTTTGCCTAGCTTCAAGAATAGATGTGAACTTTAAGGAAATATCCATCATGAACAACAGTACAGTAATGGAATCCATTTTATTGGGGATCACAGATGGCCCCGAACTCCAGCCTCTCCTCTTTGTGCTGTTTCTGGTTGTTTACCTTGTCACCCTTCTAGGCAACCTGGGCTTGATCATGTTAATTAGAATGGACTCTCACCTTCATacccccatgtacttcttcctcatCAACCTAGCCTTTGTGGACTTGTGCTATGCCTCAAATGCAACACCACAGATGCTGACCAATTTCTTATCAGAGAAGAAGACCATCTCCTTTGTTGGCTGTTTCACGCAGTGTTACATTTTTATTGCTCTTCTCCTCACAGAGTTTTACATGGGGGCTGCAATGGCCTATGACTGGATATCTGCAACCCTAACCAACTCCCTCACCATTGTCCTGGTGTCCTATGCCTTCATTATTGTTGCCATCCTTTGGATCAAGTCATCTGAGGGTCAACAAAaggcatcttccatctgtggttctcACATGATGGTTGTAATCTTGTTTTATGGGACAAGACTGTGGAGGAATCCAAAATCATAGCTGTCTTCTACACCTTTGTCAGCCTAGTGCTGAACCCAAGATGTAAAGAACGCCTTGAAGAATGTCCTAAAAAATACATGGTCAAGGTGGTGGTCTACATTTTCCAATAAGCCATGACTCTAAACATGTTGCTGAAGTGAATATGCAAAATATTCTTAGACTCTTTTATAAGTACAGCCACTATAGGAAATACTGTGGACATTCAAAAATAGTATAGAACTAGTGTCTGTTGCAGCAtttcatacatgtatatatatgtattttcaatggaaataaaattagtattttgAAGGTGTATCCTCACTCCCACATTTATTGCAATACTATTCATGATagataagatatgaaatcaactcaTGCGTTCATCAGATGATTaatggagaaataaaatgttGTTTCTATTCAGtatagaaaaggaaggaaaatccaTATTTCATGACAACATGCTGGAATTGGAGGATGTTGCcttaagtgaaataattcaggCATAGAAATGCAAATATTGCAAAGTCTCCATTGTGTAGTAgaatctatataaagagaattggaaatgaaaaaaaaaaaaaaacaacaacctggtgttaaaatggaaatggcatagaaaattaattattttgaaaaaaaaaattatgtaggatctctgtctttaatgtgctgtacattgctatttaatgctataattagtaatccaatggtagttttttcacttgatgttgctatatgggcaaaatgttgaaatctttacctaatatatactaaactgatcttctgtatacaaagagaattgaaaatgaatctttacatgaatggaaggggaaagggagcgggaggggggagggttgcgggcgggagggaagttatgggaggggggaagccattgtaacccataagctatactttggaaatttatattcattaaataaaagtttaattaaaaaaaaagttgcactcaggagaccccagtggaaagaaggggccatcaaagaaggatgtacttttctttgaagggaggagagaacttccactttgcatatgtatgtataaaaactgacagagtttgtggactcaagaggtttccatagccttggcagctcatgacaagagcctcgaatgtttcactgatgtcaaaaataagagtgttaactgttaaatcaacaacaggagttactgtgcacttactccccatgttggacctctgtgcTTAATGAGgtatactatgaaaattaatggtaaaacttatcttcaaactggacttcatactttgtgtgtctgggtgggTGCTAACTATTGAAatctcttagtatagagttgttcttctatatataaagtcaattaaaaatgaatcttaatggaaaatggaatgagagagggagtgggaggtgggatgtgagtgggggtgggaggtgggatcCCTAAGAGctgtacatataaaatttgtattcattaaataaaaaccttcaagaaaaattttaaaaagttgcactCAGAGAAGTAGAGTGTATAATGAAATTCATCAGGGGCTGGTGAGAAGTGGGAGTGGAAATAGGAGAAGTACGAAATTTCAATTAGACGGCAGAAGTAAGTTCAGGAGATGGAACATGTACCATATGATGACAAGTTAAAATACATCGCATACATTAAAATTGAGGAGAGAGCAAGTTTTAAATGTttacaccagaaaaaaaaatcactggttttatttagccattccacaattTAAACATATATCAAATATAAAGATATGTATAATATAATAAGCAAACTcttcaaattaaaatacaattgaaATTTGAAGGTGAGTTTTAGTATTCCATGAAAATATATGTTGAATTCAAAAGATTTGtggaaaagttgaattaaaatatgtttggtatagaatttttttaaaatcagtgcaTTAAGGAGTATTcaaacattcataaaaatacatattataaaaaatgtgCATGCAGCTTTTtgctgaactttttgaaatacctttataTTTCTCAAGTTTCTGTTATAAAGTTCAGGTATGGGGACACATTAGCTGTActtgcttttctaggtccttgatcTTCAATGTACATCTACAAATGAACACAATAGGATTTACTCCAGTGATTTTCAGACATGCAAATTCACATTCTGCACTCCAGACCAACCATATCAGCCTTAATTGTAACAGAATCCCAGATTTGTAGACACATTAAATTTTGATGAACATTATCCAATGTGAAAATTCCAAGCAATATGCCTTGGGGCATTGGTGTGCTCATATTGTTTACAATGGTAAACAAAATAAACCATACCTCATTACAGTTCCTCAaatttattcagtttttattCTCATGTAAATTTGATTAAAGGTATTTAAGATACACATCCTTGTTATTTCTTTCCTGCCTTACTAAGTAAAGCCAGAAACTATGGGTCCTGATAACGTTTTTCTGTTTGTGTGAATGTGGTTGTGTAGTGATGAGAGTGGCAAGGAGAGGGAAATAGAGTGATgataattttctttcatgtgagTTTGTGGTGCAGGCGTCTGAGTGATTGAGACCTATAGCCGAAGTCACACTCTAGAGACAGCTCCAGAGACAGGCTCAGGGCAAGTCTAAGGAACGTACTTTTCATATCACTTGCATTTGGAACATTTAAAATCAAGTGATAAAAGATTAAAGTTAAAGGGTAAAATAAGGCAGCAATGGCTCATTCCAGATAAAGTATCCACATGGATTTGGCTATGATTTCTAGTCCTAATTATGTTTAGGTTAgtgatgttcatttttttcttaattcatgGACTTTTTATAAGCACTGTGAGGATGAGGATGTGATCTgggggagaaaataaaattatgctgTCATCTAAAAAAACAGCAAGTGAAATCAATTTGCCTTCCAGATTTGAGCttaagtacatttttttaaaaggtaaacactcagcaaaatagTTAATGAATTGTCACTGCTCCCAAATGCAGAGTATTTCATAATTCCTTTCTTGATAGACATAGCCTGTACAGATGTGAACTATTATGTGTACATAAATATACATTAGGATGAACACAAAATGATTTTATCAGTaaggtctcttcctctctccgaATTagttaaatctctctctttcattttccaaGTAAGAAAAATTCTACTTATTCTATTCATCTTATTCGAATAAATGGATCCATAGTGCAACATTCCCATGCGAAGTAGCTGCTGATAACACAAGACAATCCCCTCAAAGTACTTACAAATTGATACAATCATGTTGCTCAAATCCCAAGACTCTGATAGTGTGAGTCTATATCAATTACTGTTTCCTCTCTGGAGTTATCTTTTCTGGTAGCAATGTAATTATTTCCTTAATGAATGTTGAAAAATACTTTAGGGATAAGAAATCCAAACTACAAGTCGAGTATAAATCATTCTTGGCAACTTATCTCTTGGACCGCCAGTGTCTCTGAGTGAATCTTTCCTGGGGTCAGGTAGGAGTGAAAATTCTGACTTCTATGCCTTCACTTACTCTACTTGTTTCAGTTTTGGGTTTTCATCAGTAAGAGTCAGGTGAAAACAAAAGCGCCTTTAATGTTAGCTTAGATTCTTAGCCAGTTGGAATGAGGCagcatatatttcttatttattcactAAAAAGCATTAGAATTTTATTGGAAGTGTGCATTTACAATGATCATTTTACTTTGCAAATAACATTCTCGCAATCATTCAAGTATTGAATGCATTTTGAATGGCTACGTTGGAGTAAAAACTTGAATAAATCatctcattattatttttcaaatcatgTTTGTTGAAAGCACATCCTGCTCCTTAAAAAGAACTTGTTCAAAGACTCAAAAACGGGGGACAGATTAAGCATGAAGGATACTCATTCTAGCAAAGATAAAGctcttaaaaatacacattaactAAGAGGCACATGACTACTAATGAGTGAGGAATGGTAAAAACATCAGTGCAAGATTGCAATGTTAGAAATGATAGGAATTTAAGagattatttagaaataatctGATAGGGAATAGATCAGGACTCTGAGGCTCCTAGAGATTAAGTCATTACATCAAGGTGAAGTGTTTTCTAAAAGACTTACAAGAGCTTTTACTGACATCCTAAACAAGTACAAATCCACAGTGCGAGTCATCATCTAGAAATTAGGCTCATGCATGGTAATCGGGTAATTTCCCTGCTGTTGTCACAGTAAGACACTGAATGAGAGGAGGTATGCTGGAGTCCATTATAACAGAGTAggcacggccggcgccgtggctcaacaggctaatcctccgcctagtggcgccggcacaccgggttctagtcctggttggggcgccggattctgtcccggttgccactcttccaggccagctctctgctgtggcccaggagtgcagtggaggatggcccaagtggttgggtcttgcaccccatgggagaccaggataagcacctggctcctgccttcggaacagtgcagtgcgccgtgcgcggcggccattggagggtgaaccaatggcaaaaggaaaacctttctctctgcctctctctctcactagccactctgcctgtcaaaaagtaaaacaaaaacaaaaaataacagagTAGGCAAGGAAGGGAAACTGATATTCACATGGAGGCTTGTCTCCATCAGCTAAGTGACTTATTCCCCTTTGTCTTCAATTCTTACCtcaaaatatcctttttttttttttttttttgctcatcttATTTGCATCTAAATACCCAGTTGAGGTAGTTTCTGGGCTTGATGACTAACACTAAACTTCCATaacatgtgtttttattttctgtttcttttccttggtGTCAAACTTTCCAAGGCTGCTAATCAATCTTGCTAGTCTACATGATGCTGATCTTAATGTATATTGATTAGTAACTGTGACAGTGTTTAATGTTAGCCTATCACCTCAGActtctacattttaaataaagccTGAAAACTGTAAATTTATccacagggggaaaaaagaaaacacttcaaCAAGTAGTATACCAGTAGTAGAGACATCTGCGGAcgtgaattttatatttttgctgatctaatgtatttatttctttattttgagttGAGAGAATAGGAAACTCAGTTAAATATTTCCTATGTGTTAGGCAGGTGCCTGGCACAGCCGTCAAGCTGTGACTTGGGACAGACATCCTTATCCCAGACTGGAGGGCCTGGGATTGCATCTCAGCTCTGCtcaccattccagcttcctgctaatgtgcactgtggcATGTAGCACATGATATTTCAAGAATTTGGGACCCTGTGcctaacatgggagaccaggattgaggtATAGGTTAGGTTAGGTAGGTTAGgtatattaaaaacatttctacTTAGGATATTTTCAATTTGTGACGGATTTGCTGAAATGTGACTCAGTTGAAAGTCACAGAACATCTGTACCAACCTAAAACCTCACATAATAGAAAGCTTCATGCTGACTTTTGCCCTATTTTGCTCATTCCTAGTGCTATTTACTCTCAGTCCCAAGTCTTCTCTGCaggtaaaagaaaatagaagcaaTGCATTTCCCTTATAAACCTGGAGTGCCTATGCGCATGGGGGGAGGCACCctgttaaaatatgtatttttccttcttaaattgTAGAAGGTGAGTTTTGCATCTATTTAAAGTAGAAAGTATTAGAGAATTACGCTACAATATTTTGTCTTTAATATTGTCTTTGTCTTTATTATTTGTTAAAGAAGTCAGTAAATGGATGATAGTGTTTAAGGTACATTACACAAATTAAAAGATTATATCAgtacatttataatattttacagaaaatttaTATGCAGCAAGATGactattttccaaaataatgCTTCCTTTTGAGGAGTGAGGAAAGGGTGCTTTTACTACTTATACAAATCCTGATTTACTATTGCACTTACATCCCAAAGGTCAAAACTGTAGACTTAAGGCTACAAatcatttcttttgaaaacagcaaagaaaatcaGTTCTAATTCACCACAGTCACTTGGgtgtaacacatacacacatgcacactcactcCAAAACAGTATCCAAGAATAGTTTTTTGATATATTACCCTGTAGTTTTCAGGCCTGATCGCAAATCTTGGCCTGTGATGGGGACCTTGAGTTTAGCTGCTTTCAATTTCTAATCAGTttatttgaaacaataaaaacTAATCTGTGCTTCTTTGTGgagtttgatttctcttgagAGCCTCTCGAGAAAAATACCTTAGCGCATGCTCCACTCTTGTTCTTTTAGAAAATTTCTAGCTATTCTTCAAGTTCCAGGTAAATGTCTTGTTCTTAGATGTCTATTCTGATTCTTGAAAACAATtacttattttgttaaaatatttgttattggaCAATTAATCTTAATTTTTATCTCCTTTAACATGAAAACATGAACCAGTCTTTAAAGACAAACAATATTATCAGTGGTCTTTGTTTTCCCAGCAAAGCGGGTTGCTTGTGGGAAGCATTCAACATTGTTTGTGTAGAAGGATATCCTACTGCAATGATTAAATCATAAAATATCCTGGAAACATCATAGAGTCAAAGTAGCTAAATTGCAAGGAGACTTGATTGAATTTACAGGAACAGTTGATTCTGTAAGTATATAGTTGGTGATATTGGCATTGCATGGAATTCTCATTGGGATCTCAACAAATCAAGTCTATGAGATTTTGTGctgcctttaaaaaagattttttagtttttatttatttaatttttatttattatttgaaagtcacagttagagagagagagagagagagagagagagagaaagggagagagagatatcttccatctgctggttaactccccaaatggctacaacagccagggcttggccagttTGAAGCTGGGAATGagcaacttcttctgggtctgctgtgtgggtgggtgcaggggcccaagcacttgggccatgttccactctccctccaggtgcattagcagggagctggacaggaagtggagcagctgggacgagaaCCTGCACCTGTATGTGATGACGGCATtgcagtggcggctttaccagctatatcaCAACCCCAGCttctgtgcttattttaaaatatttattttaaagtcaaattaaggaaggcatttttcaaagctgTTAAAATATCTTGGGATGTTTGCAGCCAGTAAGGAGAGTCAGGGatggagtcctggttctgcttctaattccagcttcctgctaacgcacctgctgggaggcagctgctggtGGCTCAGGTAGGGTCTCTGTCAACTACGCAGAAGaccagttcctggctcagccctagctcttGAGGGCTTTGGAGACTGAAAGAGGGGATgagcccctctctcttcctctcccctttaaataaatgaaatatataaattttagaagtcGAATTAGTTACTAACACTATCTttgctatattttatattaaaataataaatttagatttttttaaggatttgttttatttatttgaaatacagagttacagagagaggtagagacagagagagaggtcttccatctgatggttcactccccagatggccacaacagctggagctgggccaatccaaagccaggagccaggagcttcctctgggtctcccacgtgggtgcagggcccaagaacttgggcatcttccactgctatcccagaagagctggattggaagaggagcagccaggactagaactggtgtccttatgggatgctggcacttcaggccagggctttaacccgctgtgccacagtgctggctccgtaaattcagatttttaaattggaaactCTTGAGATCTTAAAACTCTGGAATTCCAACATGGTAATCCCTCTCTTTATTCTTCCATTATGATTCACACTATCTGAAAGTATAATCTGTGAAAATTAACAATGTCTGGGCTCTGGTCTTAGAACAACCCAATCGCTCTtgatgaatatttttgttttataattttgaacCTCACAAATATCATAAAGAAGAAGGTTGAATTATTTACACATGGTACTTGAATGCTAAGAGTTAGTGAGAGTAGAATTTGTGTCCCATCAGCAGTATGTCTGGCCAATTTTTGTTATATGCTGTGAACCTCTTATATGTTtcctggaaaaaataaacatttaaaaatatgatccaGTTTGATGATTCTCTTCCTCTACCCAGGTCTCACTAGCTTTATCCATGTAAATTATGAATGAAAAGTCTTTCATCAGTCCATGTAGGCTTTTGATATTCTAAATTTATGAACCTTATCTTTGGTCTATTCATGCAGAGATGACATGCTCTGTCTTTCATGAATATATCCTGAAACCAGACCCCACATTTTCTTCAGACCCCTCTAATTCGAAGCTTCCTGATGCTGCACACAAGTCATGAAATTCTAAAGGTGAAGCTTTTGAATATGCACACTGCTAGTGACTGAACAGCGTTTTCCCAATGCCTATTGCCATTTTATCTAGGACCAGTCCTGGATACAGATTTTAGGAGAAGTCCAAGATTTAATGGCAAATTGTGGTGGTTCCACCCATTTCTAGACAAACTTTGGGTCATAATTCTTCTATTCAAAAGCAAGGTGGCGTATTATCTTCAGGAATCATCTGCATGTTAAGTACCTAGTCAATTGAggctttggttttttttaagtCTACCAATCCCTACATTCTCAGACTATCTCAGACTATGTGAGGATAAtgtgacaaagaaaaagagataaggagaataagagagagagaaaggaaatgatgTACTTTTCATtgaccttttaaatttattttaattcctcTAAGTGAGCAATGCTGGCACCCAAGAAAATGGTCAGAAGAAATTCCACCTTGGTGACTGAATTTATTCTCCTGGGATTAACGGATCGTCCAGAGCTACAGCCCATCCTCTTCGTGCTGTTCCTGGTGATCTACTTGATTACCGTGGGAGGGAACCTTGGGATGATTGTGTTGATTAGGATAGATTCACGTCTCCACACACCCATGTATTTCTTTCTTGCCAGTTTGTCCTGCTTGGATTTGTGCTATTCCACTAATGTAAGTCCCAAAATGCTGGTGAACTTCTTGTCCGAAAAGAAAACCATTTCCTTTGCTGCTTGTTTAGTCCAGTGTTATTTTTTCATTGCCATGGTGATCACTGAATATTATATGCTAGCTGTAATGGCCTATGATAGGTGCATGGCCATCTGTAACACTTTGCTTTACAGCAGCAAGATGTCCACAGGTGTCTGTATTCGCCTGATTGCTGGCCCTTATGTCTATGGGTTCCTTAGTGGCCTGATGGAAACCATGTGGACATACCAGCTGACCTTCTGTGGCTCCAATGTCATTAACCACTTCTATTGCGCTGACCCGCCCCTCATCCGACTCTCCTGCTCTGACACTTTCATTAAGGAAACGTCCATGTTTGTGGTAGCAGGATTTAACCTCTCCAACTCTCTCCTCATAATCCTCATCTCCTACACGTTCATTCTCGTTGCCATCCTGAGGATGCGTTCTGCCGAAGGCAGGCACAAAGCATTCTCCACCTGTGGATCTCACCTGGTGGCAGTGACTGTGTTTTATGGGACCCTGTTCTGCATGTATGTTAGACGTCCCACGGACAAGTCAGTGGAACAGTCCAAAATCATTGCTGTCTTCTATACGTTTGTGAGCCCTATGTTGAACCCCATCATCTATAGCCTGAGGAACAATGATGTGAAACAAGCTTTTCGGAAACTAATCAGAAGAAACGTGCTCTCCAAGTAATATCGGGTACCTTTCTTTATGAATTGAATAGACATCTATTTATGAGAATTTTAACCAACTTCAATAACATTTGCAGTAAAGTTGTTTTAAAATCTGTGATGAAAAATGATCTAATGACACAACATAAAAGACACAGGTACAGAAGATTTGTAGTTTTGTGGCATTTGGTGCCAATGTCTGTGTGATGGATGGGAATGTGCATCTATAGATgtgggaaattatttttatataattttatatttctaactTTACATATGATGACACTTCAAAAAGATTGTAGAAAATGTTATAgaattatgaatggatttcatattttaatcaaaataaacttcattttcccacaaatttgtGAAGTATCTTCAAATTATGTTTGCATTATTAAGGATATGTTTTTGTAGTAAGACATTCAGTCTGCATAGAAGGATATGAaataaaagtgtaaaatatttactttttgtttcCTCCACCAAGATCTTCCATTCTTGCTTCCCAGAGTTAGCACTACTAactttttctttgtattctttgTCTTGTCTCTTTGCCTGTATTCTTTGTCTTGCTTCTAGTAATATCCATCCCCTTTCCTTTGCAGAACTTGGGTTTGCCTCTGCAGATCATCCTTTTATTTTGTCTCCTAACCAATCTGGGAATCCCACAGAATGTGCTTAACTTCTGACTTGAAAAGGCCAATTTATGTGTGCAGTAGAACATTGTAAAATCCTGTTAATTTGATGTTTTGTTCCTGCTGCCATCTGTGGCAATCTAATCTACATGGTCTTCTGCCTTCCATATCCATACAATATTGTATCTAAAGTGCTCCACACTTATTAAACTGCAGTTGCCTGCATTTGTAGTTCTATTTAATATCACAGTTGTTATTCTCCAGAAACAACAAAGTAGAAGATCATCACCTCTGGCCATCTTAATCAGGTTTTCTATCCACCTGATTGGACTCCCAGAATGTGCTTAGGAGTAAGTGAAGTCAAAAAGGTACATTTTGCCAACAAATTAgggctctttatatattttgtaagACAGATAACGTGTCTATTTTTACATCCTATCCTGTAAATATGACTAGGAAAttgcattttattaatataatcagtagcaaaattaaaataacatcttTCTTACCTGTTTGTGATTCTCTTTTGAATCTCTAAATAAATATAATGGAaataatataatctttaaaaacatgacaATAGTGGTTATTTTATGTATGGACTTCAAAGGGTGATGGGCTACCCAGGTAAAGCCTTATTTCAGGGTGTATCTAAGAAAGTGCTTCTGCAAATGATTGCCAATGGAATTAGTAGAGTTAGTAAAGAAGATGGTCCTCTCCACTGTGGGCCAGCATCATCTGACCCATTGAAGGAATGCACACAATGTAAAGGCAAAGGAAATGGGGAATTGTTTTTCTCCTTGTTCAAGCTGGGGCATCAATTTTCTTCGCCCTTAGACATCAGTGCTCTTGAGTCTCAGGCATTCAGACTAAGTGTTGGGGTGTAGCAAGTGGAAGGAGGGATAGGACACGGGAACTCTTCTACTGAAGAATGCTGCCCGAATGATCAATGCCGCCCCAGTGTGCTTCTTTTATGGACAAGGTTTACATCAACCATTTGTACAGTGCATGTGCATGCTCATATAACTCTTGGATTACTTGTCACATTGCTAGATAATCTTCAGGACATGATTTTCAAGACATTGGTAGGACACCTTGTGACTTGGTTTACTAGACAAgtaggtctgggaaagcagcttcaTGTCCTTGTGGGATCCAGCTTTCCTGTGAGAACTCAATGCTCTCCTTTATAATAGGTCATTTACTATCCTTAATCAGTTCCTGCAGCCGCACCCTGTGTCCAGGAGCATGTGTCCTCACTGAGAGTGCTTGGGCAGAAGCGATGTTTCCTACAACTGAGGCTAAATTATACTCTTGATTTCCTGATTTCCAGAAAGCAGATGAAGGATCCTGGGTAATTCTTGTTTTTTGTAGTTGCATAAGGTAATTCCCATAAAATATATATCTGTATCTCCTTGACtgtatttctctggagaactttGACTAATACAGATTTTGTTGTTGAGAATAGTTGCAGaggaacatatttttttaaaacttttatttaatgaatataaatttccaaagtacagcttatggattacaatggcttcccccctcccataacttccctctcaccagaaaaccctcccctctcccgttccctctccccatccattcacatcaagattcattttcaattctctttatatacagaagaggaACATATTTTATGCAGAGGAACATAattttaacagtatttttttctgaattggtTCTGACATTTCTAGAATTGGCTGTCTAAAGTGATTATA
This window of the Lepus europaeus isolate LE1 chromosome 7, mLepTim1.pri, whole genome shotgun sequence genome carries:
- the LOC133764247 gene encoding olfactory receptor 5M5, with translation MLAPKKMVRRNSTLVTEFILLGLTDRPELQPILFVLFLVIYLITVGGNLGMIVLIRIDSRLHTPMYFFLASLSCLDLCYSTNVSPKMLVNFLSEKKTISFAACLVQCYFFIAMVITEYYMLAVMAYDRCMAICNTLLYSSKMSTGVCIRLIAGPYVYGFLSGLMETMWTYQLTFCGSNVINHFYCADPPLIRLSCSDTFIKETSMFVVAGFNLSNSLLIILISYTFILVAILRMRSAEGRHKAFSTCGSHLVAVTVFYGTLFCMYVRRPTDKSVEQSKIIAVFYTFVSPMLNPIIYSLRNNDVKQAFRKLIRRNVLSK